The following nucleotide sequence is from Pseudomonas sessilinigenes.
GCCAGTTGAACACCGACAAGGGCCTGTGGGCCAACTGGTACCCCTTGAATCACTACGCCAAGAAACCCGTGCTCTGCGCCCTGCATGGCGGCACCCCGGCGCGGTTGCTCGAGGGCATGTCGAACCAGGAGATCCAGGACGACGCCATGGCCCACCTGCGCCAGATATTCGGCTCCTCGATCCCGTTGCCGACGGGCCTGCACGTGACCCGCTGGCACGCGGACCCCTTTGCCCGGGGCAGCTATTCATTTCCCCAGGTCGGGGCGCGGCCTACCGACCGGCGCGACCTTGCCAGTCCGGCCAGTGCCACGTTGCTGTTTGCCGGCGAAGCCACGCACCCGGACTACAGCGGTACGGTCCATGGCGCACTGTTGTCGGGTTGGCGCGAGGCGCGCCGGGTATTGGGTGAGCCGGTCTGAACCAACGGGGCGCTCAGGGCAGCTCGCCGATACACCCGAGCAAGTGCTCCATCAACTGCCGTGCCTGGACCTGCTGCTCGCTCCAGTCGTCTATCAGCTGGCCCAGGTAGGCGCGGCGCGCGTAGTCCAGGGTGCGGGCTTGGGGGGTGGGGAGTTGCGCGATGGCCCAGGCCGCAGCGCGCTCCTTGTCGAGGAAGTCTTCGCAGCAAGCCGTGCGCCAGATCCTGGCCAGGGTCAACAGGACGTTCCGCTCATCTCCATGTAACCCCTGCAGCAGTGCTGGCAGTGCCTGGCTCATGGCCTGGCGCACCTGTTGTGGCGAGATCTCGGGCAAGCGCAGCGGATCGCTGCCAGGCAGCAGGGGCAGGGCCTGGTGCCGTGCCTGGGCCAGCAGCAGAGCGTATTCGGGGTCGCCATGGGGCATGGGTAGCTTGCCGTTCTCGACATCGTCGCGCAGCCACTCGCCGTAGACCAGCTCGGCTCGTGGGGCAACGCCCGGTTCCTCCAGGTCGGCCTGGCTGAAGACCAGCAGTTCCAGGCAGCGTGGACCAGGGGCAACGGCCGGGTGCCGGGCAGAAATCTGCAACAGGCCGGTGCTCAGCACGCGGCGCTGCGCCAGGTTGAGCGAGTGCCCGACGACCGCCAGCAAATCGATATCGCTTTGCGGTTGCAGGCCTGCGCCGACCGCCGAGCCATGCAGGTACAGCGCCTGCAGGTCGTGGCCTAGGGTCTGTTGCAGCAGGGCTACAGTGGCGAGCAACTGCCGGTCGTTTTCCAGGGGATGGGGGGCTCGGGTCAACTCGCTTCTTCCTGTTAGGGGGAGTCGGTTATCTGGCCGGCCTGTTCCTTGAGGAAGGCCAGGCAACTGTCGACCGCTGGGGTACGTGGCCCATGGCAGGTTTCGAACAGCACGATGTCGCGGTGGATACGCGGCTTGACGATGGGCCGCCAGGTCAGCTCGTCGCCCAGCAGGCCCTCTGCGGTCAGGCGCGGCACGATACCGACGCAGAAGCCGGAGCTGATCAGGCTGTACAGCGTTTCGGTAAAGGAGACTCGGTACGCCGCCTTGACGATGACTTCCTGGGCCTTGGGCGAGCCCAGGGCCAGGTCGGCGACGCTGCCGAGCAAAAAGTGCGCCACAGGCCGGGTATCGAGCTGGGCCCAGCTGACGCTGCGAGCGCTGCAGAACGGATCGTCCTTGCGCAGTACCACCACCAGTTCGTCCACCAGCAGTCGGTGCATGGGCAGTCCGGCCGTCGCGTCACCGGCGCCGATGCCGAAGTCGACCCTGGCGCTGCGCACATCGTTGATCAGGGCCCGGGTGGGCAAGTCGACGAAGTCGAACTTGAGGTCGGCATGCTGGCGTTGCAGGAGCCGGAGCAGGGGGAGGATGCGGTGGGCCACCGATGGCACCAGCCCGATGCGGACCGTCTGCTGGTGTTCCTGGCTGATGTGGACCATGTCGGCCATGGCATTGCCGGCGGTGTTCAACAGGTGCTCGGCGATGGGCAGGATCGCTGCGCCGATCTCCGACAGCGTGACCTGGTGGCCCTTGCGGATGAACAGCTGGGCGCCGATCAGGCGTTCGGTCTCCCGGATCGAAGTACTGAGAGCGGAGGCCGTCAGCGCCAGCTCCTCGGCCGCGAGGCGAAAGTGCAGGACCCGAGCGAGCGTGAGGAAGTAATGCAAGTGACGCAGCGACAGGGCTGCGAGCAGACGCTTGGAGACGCCTGTGCTTTCTTTGGTTTTCATGGATCGGTCCCCCAACGGGAAAGGTGTTGACCAGTGTGGCTGAACATCAAGAAAAATCTAATGAATATGAATAATTAACAACTTTTTCTAATAAATCGCAGGCCTATACTCGATTCACCGGTTGCCGAGCTGGTAAGCCGCAAGGATGGGCTGGATGACCGTAGAACAATAATCAGAGGAGCGCTCGTCCATGATTCAAGACCCTGTCTTGAGTGACTTCCTGCGTCGTCTTCCCAAGACCGACCTGCATATCCACCTGCTGGGCGCCATCCGCCCGACAACCCTCGTGGCCCTTGCCCACAAGCATGGCCTGGCGCTGCCGGAAGCGGGCGCCCGGGAGGTCTATGAGTACCGCGACTTTCCTGGCTTCCTGGAGGTCCTGCGCCTGGCGGGCCTGTGCCTGGTGGATCGGGAAGATTTCTCCCGGGTGGCCTACGAGCTGCTGGAGGATGCCTGGCGCAAGGGTAATTGCCGGCACCTGGAGCTGTCGTTCAATCCCACGGTGTTCTTCGACAACCAGGTGCGCTACCCCACGGTGGTGGATGGCCTGCTCGACGGCATGGCCGCGGCCCGACGCGACTTCGCCATCTCCAGCCTGTTGATACCCTGTATCGACCGCGAGCGCCCGGCAGAGGTGGCACGGGCCATGGTCGAGGAAGTGCTGTTGCATCGACGTGATGCCGTGGCCGGCATCGGCATGGACTTCGCCGAAGGCAAGGGCCCGCCCCTGCGCTTCGTCGAGGCTTATCGGTTGGCCGCGCGCCACGGGCTGCGACGCACCGCCCATGTCTGCGAGGATAACCAGCCACTGGCCCTGGCTCCGCCCGCTCACTTGCGGATCTGTATCGAGGACCTGGCTTGCGACCGCGTCGACCATGGCTACAACCTGCTGGCCGATCCGCAGGCGGTCATCGCGGCGCGCGAGCAGGGCATCGCCTTCGACGTCACCGTTTGCACCGCCAAGAAGAGCAACCTGGGCAACCGGATGGACGCGATCAAGCTGATGCACGATGCCGGCTTGCGCCTGAACATCGGCACCGACGATCCCTACCTGCATCACACCGACCTGGAGCACTCCTGGGCCAAGTTGTTCCATCACTGTGGCTGGGGCATCCACCAGGCCCGTGAGCTGGCGCTGGCCGGGGTCGATGCCTGTTGGTTGGACGAGGGCGACAAGCGGGCGCTGCGCGAGACGTTTTCCCGGGAGATCGACCGACTCATGCTGCAGGCCTGGCCCCTGATCAAACCGCCCTACATCGATGAACAGGCCGCGTAGGCCAACCTGGTCCGATTCCCGAGGCTACCGTGATGAGTCCTATGAACACCCTGAGCCTGCGTCGCTCGCAATGGACCGCCGTGGTGCTGTTGATGCTGATGGGCATCATCAACTACTTCGACAGAAGCACCGTGGCGATCGCCAACCATCTGCTCAGCCGCGACTTGGCCCTGAGCGCCACGCAGATGGGCTGGATCTTCTCGGCGTTCTCCTGGGCCTATGCCTTTGCGCAACTGCCCACCGGTGCCCTGGTGGATCGCAAAGGGGCTCGGCTGGTCCTTGGCTGGGCCCTGGCGGCCTGGTCGGTTGCACAGGCGGTCTGTGGCCTGACCACCTCGATGTTGCAATTGCTGGCGGCGCGAGTCTGCCTCGGTATCGGCGAGTCGCCGCAGTACACCGGCGGGGTCAAGGTGATCAGCGACTGGTTCCGGGTGAGCG
It contains:
- a CDS encoding LysR family transcriptional regulator; protein product: MKTKESTGVSKRLLAALSLRHLHYFLTLARVLHFRLAAEELALTASALSTSIRETERLIGAQLFIRKGHQVTLSEIGAAILPIAEHLLNTAGNAMADMVHISQEHQQTVRIGLVPSVAHRILPLLRLLQRQHADLKFDFVDLPTRALINDVRSARVDFGIGAGDATAGLPMHRLLVDELVVVLRKDDPFCSARSVSWAQLDTRPVAHFLLGSVADLALGSPKAQEVIVKAAYRVSFTETLYSLISSGFCVGIVPRLTAEGLLGDELTWRPIVKPRIHRDIVLFETCHGPRTPAVDSCLAFLKEQAGQITDSP
- a CDS encoding adenosine deaminase family protein, with protein sequence MIQDPVLSDFLRRLPKTDLHIHLLGAIRPTTLVALAHKHGLALPEAGAREVYEYRDFPGFLEVLRLAGLCLVDREDFSRVAYELLEDAWRKGNCRHLELSFNPTVFFDNQVRYPTVVDGLLDGMAAARRDFAISSLLIPCIDRERPAEVARAMVEEVLLHRRDAVAGIGMDFAEGKGPPLRFVEAYRLAARHGLRRTAHVCEDNQPLALAPPAHLRICIEDLACDRVDHGYNLLADPQAVIAAREQGIAFDVTVCTAKKSNLGNRMDAIKLMHDAGLRLNIGTDDPYLHHTDLEHSWAKLFHHCGWGIHQARELALAGVDACWLDEGDKRALRETFSREIDRLMLQAWPLIKPPYIDEQAA
- a CDS encoding aminoglycoside adenylyltransferase domain-containing protein translates to MTRAPHPLENDRQLLATVALLQQTLGHDLQALYLHGSAVGAGLQPQSDIDLLAVVGHSLNLAQRRVLSTGLLQISARHPAVAPGPRCLELLVFSQADLEEPGVAPRAELVYGEWLRDDVENGKLPMPHGDPEYALLLAQARHQALPLLPGSDPLRLPEISPQQVRQAMSQALPALLQGLHGDERNVLLTLARIWRTACCEDFLDKERAAAWAIAQLPTPQARTLDYARRAYLGQLIDDWSEQQVQARQLMEHLLGCIGELP